In a single window of the Streptomyces sp. CGMCC 4.7035 genome:
- a CDS encoding phosphatase: MPIPGIPSRAELVDHLVRTRIAGDVATPRENNLSHYRKLANGDRNYWLGLEFGDRWSDEQDVLAVMAERCGVNDDPEYRYGQDTIDPDLTVDALERLAARLRKAADGEQRVLFATGHPGGLLDVHRATAAALRAAGCEIVVIPDGLQTEEGYVMQFADVAVLEHGATLWHTHSGEPMRQILKGLEGAGRPLPDLVVADHGWAGCAGRLGIDSVGYADCNDPALFLAEAEGTLQVTVPLDDHVTSPRHYDPLTAYLLDAAGLTNGG; this comes from the coding sequence ATGCCGATACCCGGGATCCCCAGCCGCGCCGAGCTCGTCGACCACCTCGTACGGACTCGTATCGCGGGCGACGTCGCCACGCCCCGCGAGAACAACCTCTCCCACTACCGCAAGCTCGCGAACGGCGACCGCAATTACTGGCTGGGCCTGGAATTCGGCGACCGCTGGAGCGACGAGCAGGACGTCCTCGCGGTCATGGCGGAGCGCTGCGGCGTCAACGACGACCCCGAGTACCGCTACGGCCAGGACACCATCGACCCGGACCTGACGGTCGACGCCCTGGAACGCCTCGCGGCCCGCCTGCGCAAGGCCGCCGACGGCGAACAGCGCGTTCTGTTCGCCACCGGCCACCCCGGCGGGCTCCTGGACGTCCACCGCGCCACCGCGGCCGCCCTACGCGCCGCCGGCTGCGAGATCGTCGTCATCCCGGACGGGCTGCAGACGGAGGAGGGGTACGTGATGCAGTTCGCCGACGTGGCGGTCCTGGAACACGGCGCCACCCTCTGGCACACCCACTCCGGCGAACCGATGCGCCAGATCCTCAAGGGCCTGGAGGGCGCGGGCCGCCCCCTGCCCGACCTGGTGGTCGCCGACCACGGCTGGGCGGGCTGCGCGGGCCGGCTCGGCATCGACTCCGTCGGGTACGCCGACTGCAACGACCCGGCGCTCTTCCTCGCCGAGGCCGAGGGCACCCTCCAGGTGACGGTCCCCCTCGACGACCACGTCACGAGCCCGCGTCACTACGACCCGCTGACGGCGTACCTGCTCGACGCGGCCGGGCTGACGAACGGCGGCTGA
- the tesB gene encoding acyl-CoA thioesterase II: MSQALLDLLDLLDLEQIEENIFRGQSRSAVVPRVFGGQVAAQALVAAGRTVPADRHAHSLHAYFLRIGDPGAPIVYNVERIRDGRSFTTRRVVAVQHGRPIFALSASFQTYEEGLDHQAPMPPAPDPATVPTGQERLRGYDHLDPEIVERFLEAREAIDLRYVDEPPYGKFGEPREPHSQVWFRTNGKLDDDPLLHVVLATYVSDMTLLDSVLLAHGRGGWAVGDVVGASLDHAMWFHRPFRADEWLLYDQESPSAHGGRGLGQARIYTQDGRLAISVIQEGVVRVPR, encoded by the coding sequence ATGAGCCAGGCACTTCTCGATCTCCTCGATCTGCTCGACCTGGAGCAGATCGAGGAGAACATCTTCCGCGGCCAGTCCCGTTCCGCCGTCGTCCCCCGGGTGTTCGGCGGACAGGTGGCGGCGCAGGCGCTGGTCGCCGCCGGGCGTACGGTCCCCGCGGACCGGCACGCCCACTCCCTCCACGCGTACTTCCTGCGCATCGGCGACCCGGGCGCGCCCATCGTCTACAACGTCGAGCGCATCCGCGACGGCCGCTCCTTCACCACCCGCAGGGTGGTCGCGGTCCAGCACGGCCGGCCGATCTTCGCGCTGTCGGCGTCCTTCCAGACGTACGAGGAAGGCCTCGACCACCAGGCCCCCATGCCGCCCGCCCCCGACCCGGCGACCGTCCCCACCGGCCAGGAACGCCTCCGCGGCTACGACCATCTCGACCCCGAGATCGTCGAGAGGTTCCTGGAGGCCCGCGAGGCGATCGACCTGCGCTATGTCGACGAACCGCCGTACGGGAAGTTCGGCGAGCCGCGCGAGCCGCACTCCCAGGTGTGGTTCCGCACCAACGGCAAGCTCGACGACGACCCCCTCCTCCACGTCGTCCTCGCCACGTACGTCTCCGACATGACGCTCCTCGACTCCGTGCTGCTCGCGCACGGTCGTGGCGGCTGGGCCGTCGGCGACGTGGTCGGGGCCTCGCTGGACCACGCGATGTGGTTCCACCGCCCGTTCCGGGCCGACGAGTGGCTGCTGTACGACCAGGAGTCCCCGTCGGCCCACGGCGGACGCGGGCTCGGTCAGGCCCGCATCTACACGCAGGACGGACGTCTCGCCATTTCGGTGATCCAGGAGGGCGTGGTCCGCGTACCGCGCTGA
- a CDS encoding acyl-CoA dehydrogenase family protein has protein sequence MRRTVFNEDHEAFRETLRAFIEAEVVPVYDEWFAAGQAPRDFYYKLAELGLFGINVPEEFGGAGIDSYKFEAVMYEETARAGVHFGGSGVHVLLGLPYIKMLATDEQKKRFLPKFVSGEEMWALAMTEPGTGSDLAGMKTTAKLSEDGTHYVLNGAKTFITGGVHADRVIVCARTSAPTAEDRRFGISLFAVDTKSEGYSIGRKLDKLGLRTSDTAELAFVDVKVPVEDLLGEENKGFYYLGHNLASERWGIAFGAYAQAKAAVRFAKQYVQERTVFGKQVAHFQNTKFELAACQAEVDAAEAVADRALEALDAGELTPAEAASAKLFCTEVAHRVIDRCLQLHGGYGFMNEYPIARLYADNRVNRIYGGTSEIMKSIIAKDMGL, from the coding sequence GTGCGCCGTACGGTGTTCAACGAGGATCACGAGGCGTTCCGGGAGACCCTGCGCGCCTTCATCGAGGCCGAGGTCGTTCCCGTCTACGACGAGTGGTTCGCCGCCGGCCAGGCGCCGCGCGACTTCTACTACAAGCTCGCCGAGCTGGGCCTCTTCGGGATCAACGTCCCGGAGGAGTTCGGCGGCGCCGGCATCGACTCGTACAAGTTCGAGGCCGTGATGTACGAGGAGACCGCCCGCGCGGGCGTCCACTTCGGCGGCTCCGGCGTGCACGTGCTGCTCGGCCTGCCGTACATCAAGATGCTCGCCACCGACGAGCAGAAGAAGCGCTTCCTGCCGAAGTTCGTCTCCGGTGAGGAGATGTGGGCCCTGGCGATGACCGAGCCGGGCACCGGCTCCGACCTCGCGGGCATGAAGACCACCGCCAAGCTCTCCGAGGACGGCACCCACTACGTCCTCAACGGCGCCAAGACCTTCATCACCGGCGGCGTCCACGCCGACCGCGTGATCGTCTGCGCCCGCACCTCCGCCCCGACGGCCGAGGACCGCCGCTTCGGCATCTCCCTGTTCGCCGTGGACACCAAGTCCGAGGGCTACTCCATAGGCCGCAAGCTCGACAAGCTCGGCCTGAGGACCTCCGACACCGCCGAGCTGGCGTTCGTCGACGTGAAGGTCCCGGTCGAGGACCTGCTCGGCGAGGAGAACAAGGGCTTCTACTACCTCGGCCACAACCTGGCCTCCGAGCGCTGGGGCATCGCCTTCGGCGCGTACGCGCAGGCCAAGGCCGCCGTCCGGTTCGCCAAACAGTACGTCCAGGAGCGCACCGTCTTCGGCAAGCAGGTCGCCCACTTCCAGAACACCAAGTTCGAGCTGGCCGCCTGCCAGGCCGAGGTGGACGCCGCCGAGGCGGTCGCCGACCGCGCCCTGGAGGCCCTCGACGCGGGTGAGCTGACCCCCGCCGAGGCCGCCAGCGCCAAGCTGTTCTGCACCGAGGTCGCCCACCGCGTGATCGACCGCTGCCTCCAGCTGCACGGCGGCTACGGCTTCATGAACGAGTACCCGATCGCCCGCCTGTACGCGGACAACCGCGTCAACCGCATCTACGGCGGCACCAGCGAGATCATGAAGTCGATCATCGCCAAGGACATGGGGCTGTAA
- a CDS encoding SACE_7040 family transcriptional regulator, producing the protein MATRTDAPTRREQILKEAARLFAERGFHGVGVDEIGAAVGISGPGLYRHFAGKDAMLAELLVGISGQLLTGARRRVAEADGGPAGRNPEAVLDSLIEGHIDFALDDRPLITLHDRELDRLRDTDRKLVRQLQRQYVELWVEIVREVYPDLTEPSARSAVHSVFGLLNSTPHLGRPGSLPGRGATAELLHRMARGAFAAAGSE; encoded by the coding sequence ATGGCCACCAGAACCGACGCCCCGACCCGTCGCGAGCAGATCCTCAAGGAGGCCGCGCGGCTGTTCGCCGAGCGCGGCTTCCATGGTGTCGGGGTCGACGAGATAGGAGCCGCGGTCGGCATCAGCGGACCCGGTCTGTACCGGCACTTCGCGGGCAAGGACGCGATGCTCGCCGAGCTGCTCGTGGGGATCAGCGGGCAGCTGCTGACCGGGGCCAGGCGGCGGGTCGCCGAGGCCGACGGGGGCCCCGCGGGGCGGAACCCCGAGGCGGTCCTCGACTCGCTGATCGAGGGGCACATCGACTTCGCGCTCGACGACCGTCCCCTGATCACCCTGCACGACCGGGAGCTGGACCGCCTCCGGGACACCGACCGCAAGCTCGTGCGGCAGCTCCAGCGGCAGTACGTCGAGCTGTGGGTGGAGATCGTCCGCGAGGTGTATCCGGACCTGACCGAGCCGTCCGCCCGCTCGGCGGTGCACTCGGTGTTCGGGCTGCTGAACTCCACGCCGCACCTGGGGAGGCCGGGATCGCTGCCGGGGCGCGGTGCGACGGCGGAGCTGTTGCACCGGATGGCGCGGGGTGCTTTCGCGGCGGCCGGCAGCGAATGA
- a CDS encoding carboxyl transferase domain-containing protein: MQEAPELTSAADPASEAWRANEAAHRALVEELRAKLAAARLGGGEKARARHTARGKLLPRDRVDTLLDAGSPFLELAPLAAEGMYEGQAPAAGVIAGIGRVGGRECVIVANDATVKGGTYYPMTVKKHLRAQEVALENRLPCVYLVDSGGAFLPMQDEVFPDREHFGRIFYNQARMSGAGIPQIAAVLGSCTAGGAYVPAMSDEAVIVRNQGTIFLGGPPLVKAATGEVVTAEELGGGEVHARVSGVTDHLAEDDAHALRIVRTIVSTLPARGSLPWEVVPSVEPKVDPYGLYGAVPADSRTPYDVREVIARVVDGSRFAEFKAEFGQTLVTGFARIHGHPVGIVANNGILFSESAQKGAHFIELCDQRGIPLVFLQNISGFMVGRDYEAGGIAKHGAKMVTAVACTRVPKLTVVIGGSFGAGNYSMCGRAYSPRFLWMWPNAKISVMGGEQAASVLATVKRDQLEAHGESWPLDDEEAFKAPIRAQYERQGNAYYATARLWDDGVIDPLETRQVLGLALTACANAPLGEPQFGVFRM, translated from the coding sequence ATGCAGGAGGCACCGGAGCTGACGAGCGCGGCAGACCCCGCGTCGGAGGCCTGGCGGGCCAACGAGGCGGCGCACCGCGCCCTGGTCGAGGAGCTGCGCGCGAAGCTCGCCGCGGCCCGGCTGGGCGGCGGCGAGAAGGCCCGCGCGCGCCACACCGCGCGCGGCAAGCTGCTGCCGCGCGACCGCGTGGACACGCTGCTGGACGCGGGGTCGCCCTTCCTGGAGCTGGCCCCGCTGGCGGCCGAGGGGATGTACGAGGGGCAGGCACCGGCCGCCGGGGTCATCGCCGGAATCGGGCGGGTCGGCGGCCGCGAGTGCGTGATCGTCGCCAACGACGCCACGGTCAAGGGCGGCACGTACTACCCGATGACGGTGAAGAAGCACCTGCGGGCGCAGGAGGTGGCCCTGGAGAACCGCCTCCCCTGTGTCTATCTCGTCGACTCCGGAGGCGCCTTCCTGCCCATGCAGGACGAGGTGTTCCCCGACCGCGAGCACTTCGGGCGGATCTTCTACAACCAGGCGCGGATGTCCGGCGCCGGGATTCCCCAGATCGCCGCCGTGCTCGGGTCCTGCACCGCCGGCGGGGCGTATGTCCCGGCGATGAGCGACGAGGCCGTGATCGTCCGCAACCAGGGCACGATCTTCCTGGGCGGCCCGCCCCTGGTGAAGGCGGCCACCGGCGAGGTGGTGACCGCCGAGGAGCTGGGCGGCGGCGAGGTCCACGCACGCGTGTCGGGCGTGACGGACCACCTCGCGGAGGACGACGCGCACGCGCTGCGGATCGTACGGACCATCGTGTCCACCCTCCCCGCGCGCGGGTCGCTGCCCTGGGAGGTCGTCCCGTCCGTCGAGCCCAAGGTGGACCCGTACGGGCTGTACGGGGCGGTACCCGCCGACTCCCGCACGCCCTACGACGTCCGCGAGGTCATCGCGCGCGTGGTGGACGGTTCACGGTTCGCCGAGTTCAAGGCGGAGTTCGGGCAGACCCTCGTCACCGGTTTCGCCCGGATCCACGGCCACCCGGTCGGCATCGTCGCCAACAACGGCATCCTGTTCTCCGAATCGGCCCAGAAGGGCGCCCACTTCATCGAGCTGTGCGACCAGCGCGGCATCCCGCTGGTGTTCCTCCAGAACATCTCGGGCTTCATGGTGGGACGGGACTACGAGGCGGGCGGCATCGCCAAGCACGGCGCCAAGATGGTGACGGCGGTGGCCTGTACGCGCGTGCCGAAGCTCACGGTGGTCATCGGCGGCTCGTTCGGCGCGGGCAACTACTCGATGTGCGGCCGGGCGTATTCACCGCGCTTCCTGTGGATGTGGCCCAACGCCAAGATCTCGGTCATGGGCGGCGAACAGGCCGCGTCGGTGCTCGCCACCGTCAAGCGCGACCAGCTCGAGGCGCACGGGGAGTCCTGGCCCCTGGACGACGAGGAGGCCTTCAAGGCCCCGATCCGCGCCCAGTACGAACGCCAGGGCAACGCCTACTACGCGACGGCACGCCTCTGGGACGACGGCGTGATCGACCCGCTGGAGACCCGGCAGGTGCTGGGCCTGGCCCTGACCGCGTGTGCCAACGCGCCCCTGGGTGAACCCCAGTTCGGCGTCTTCCGGATGTGA
- a CDS encoding acetyl/propionyl/methylcrotonyl-CoA carboxylase subunit alpha: MFDTVLVANRGEIAVRVIRTLRSLGVRSVAVFSDADADARHVREADTAVRIGPAPAAESYLSMERLLEAALRTGAQAVHPGYGFLAENAGFARACAEAGLVFIGPPAEAISLMGDKIRAKETVKAAGVPVVPGSSGSGLTDAELAEAAHEIGMPVLLKPSAGGGGKGMRLVRDASVLGDEIAAARREARASFGDDTLLVERWIDRPRHIEIQVLADAHGNVVHLGERECSLQRRHQKIIEEAPSVLLDEATRAAMGEAAVQAARSCGYRGAGTVEFIVPGGDPSSYYFMEMNTRLQVEHPVTELITGLDLVEWQLRVAAGEPLSFGQKDITLTGHAIEARICAEDPSRGFLPSGGTVLSLHEPQGEWGSPLLERSRELGGVRTDSGLSEGTEVGSLYDPMLSKVIAYGPDRATALRKLRAALAATVILGVQTNAGFLRRLLAHPAVVAGELDTGLVEREVDGLVSAEVPEEVYEAAAAVRLDALKPSGEGWTDPFSVPSGWRLGGEPKPVTFPLRVFEPVEYAPRGTHTVTEDQVCVVLDGVRHTFHRAADWLGRDGDAWHVRDHDPVAASLTRAAHSGTESLTAPMPGTVTVVKVAVGDEVTAGQSLLVVEAMKMEHVISAPHAGTVAELDVTPGTTVAMDQVLAVIAPHEDAHDDHDDPHNHVDTDAEAEE; this comes from the coding sequence ATGTTTGACACGGTGCTTGTGGCCAACCGGGGCGAGATCGCGGTCCGGGTCATCCGCACACTGCGCTCGCTCGGAGTGCGCTCGGTGGCCGTCTTCTCCGACGCGGACGCGGACGCCAGGCACGTCCGGGAGGCCGACACGGCGGTACGGATCGGACCGGCGCCGGCGGCCGAGAGCTATCTGTCCATGGAGCGGCTGCTGGAGGCCGCCCTGCGGACCGGCGCCCAGGCGGTGCACCCGGGGTACGGCTTCCTCGCGGAGAACGCCGGGTTCGCGCGCGCGTGCGCGGAGGCCGGGCTGGTGTTCATCGGACCGCCCGCGGAAGCGATCTCGCTCATGGGCGACAAGATCCGCGCCAAGGAGACGGTGAAGGCGGCCGGGGTACCGGTCGTACCGGGGTCGAGCGGCAGCGGGCTGACGGACGCGGAGCTGGCCGAGGCCGCCCACGAGATCGGCATGCCGGTACTGCTGAAGCCGAGCGCGGGCGGTGGCGGCAAGGGCATGCGGCTGGTGCGGGACGCTTCCGTGCTGGGGGACGAGATCGCCGCCGCCCGCCGCGAGGCCCGCGCCTCCTTCGGTGACGACACGCTCCTGGTCGAACGCTGGATCGACCGCCCCCGCCATATCGAGATCCAGGTCCTGGCGGACGCCCACGGCAACGTGGTGCACCTGGGCGAGCGCGAGTGCTCGCTCCAGCGCCGCCACCAGAAGATCATCGAGGAGGCGCCGAGCGTGCTCCTCGACGAGGCCACGCGCGCGGCGATGGGCGAGGCGGCGGTCCAGGCGGCCCGCTCGTGCGGCTACCGGGGCGCGGGCACGGTGGAGTTCATCGTGCCGGGCGGGGACCCTTCGTCGTACTACTTCATGGAGATGAACACCCGACTCCAGGTCGAGCACCCGGTGACGGAGCTGATCACCGGCCTCGACCTGGTGGAGTGGCAGTTGCGGGTGGCGGCGGGAGAGCCCCTGTCCTTCGGACAGAAGGACATCACGCTCACCGGACACGCGATCGAGGCCCGCATCTGCGCCGAAGACCCGTCCCGCGGCTTCCTCCCCTCCGGCGGCACGGTGCTGTCGCTGCACGAGCCGCAGGGCGAATGGGGGTCCCCCCTGCTCGAGCGAAGCCGAGAGCTTGGGGGAGTGCGGACGGACTCGGGCCTCTCGGAGGGCACGGAGGTCGGCAGCCTGTACGACCCGATGCTGTCGAAGGTGATCGCGTACGGGCCGGACCGAGCCACTGCGTTGCGGAAGCTGAGGGCGGCCCTCGCGGCGACGGTCATCCTGGGCGTGCAGACCAACGCCGGTTTCCTGCGCCGCCTGCTGGCCCATCCGGCGGTGGTGGCGGGCGAGTTGGACACGGGGCTGGTGGAGCGGGAGGTGGACGGGCTCGTATCGGCGGAGGTGCCGGAGGAGGTGTACGAGGCCGCGGCAGCCGTACGTCTCGATGCGCTGAAGCCGAGCGGCGAGGGCTGGACGGACCCGTTCTCGGTGCCGAGCGGCTGGCGGCTCGGGGGCGAGCCCAAGCCCGTGACCTTCCCCCTGCGGGTGTTCGAGCCGGTGGAGTACGCCCCCCGGGGCACCCACACGGTCACCGAGGACCAGGTCTGCGTCGTGCTGGACGGCGTACGCCACACCTTCCACCGCGCCGCCGACTGGCTGGGCCGCGACGGCGACGCCTGGCACGTACGCGACCACGACCCGGTCGCCGCGTCGCTCACGAGGGCCGCGCACTCCGGTACCGAATCACTCACCGCGCCGATGCCCGGCACGGTGACCGTCGTGAAGGTGGCCGTCGGGGACGAGGTGACCGCCGGGCAGAGCCTGCTGGTGGTGGAGGCGATGAAGATGGAGCACGTCATCTCCGCCCCGCACGCCGGAACGGTCGCCGAGCTGGACGTCACGCCCGGCACCACGGTCGCCATGGACCAGGTGCTGGCCGTGATCGCGCCACACGAGGACGCCCACGACGACCACGACGACCCCCACAACCACGTGGACACGGACGCGGAGGCGGAGGAATGA
- a CDS encoding hydroxymethylglutaryl-CoA lyase — translation MTVQGLPMVVPAQDLPARVRIHEVGPRDGLQNEKATVPTEVKADFIRKLADAGLTTIEATSFVHPKWVPQLADAEQLFPLISELPVELPVLVPNERGLDRALTLGARRIAVFASATESFAKANLNRTVDEALAMFEPVVARAKADKVHVRGYLSMCFGDPWEGPVPVHQVVRVCKALMDMGCDELSLGDTIGVATPAHVQSLLSQLNEEGVPTSAIGVHFHDTYGQALANTLAALQHGVTTVDASAGGLGGCPYAKSATGNLATEDLVWMLQGLGIDTGVDLGRLTATSVWMAAHLDRPSPSRTVRALSHKE, via the coding sequence ATGACCGTTCAGGGACTGCCCATGGTCGTACCGGCCCAGGACCTGCCCGCACGGGTGAGGATCCACGAGGTCGGCCCGCGCGACGGCCTCCAGAACGAGAAGGCGACCGTGCCCACGGAGGTGAAGGCCGACTTCATCCGCAAGCTCGCCGACGCGGGCCTGACCACGATCGAGGCCACCAGCTTCGTCCACCCCAAGTGGGTACCCCAACTGGCGGACGCGGAGCAGCTGTTCCCACTGATCAGCGAACTGCCGGTGGAGCTACCGGTCCTGGTCCCGAACGAACGCGGCCTGGACCGCGCCCTCACGCTGGGCGCCCGCCGGATCGCCGTCTTCGCCAGCGCGACGGAGTCCTTCGCGAAGGCCAACCTCAACCGCACGGTGGACGAGGCCCTGGCGATGTTCGAACCGGTGGTGGCCCGCGCGAAGGCCGACAAGGTGCACGTCCGCGGCTACCTCTCCATGTGCTTCGGCGACCCCTGGGAGGGCCCGGTCCCCGTCCACCAGGTCGTCCGCGTCTGCAAGGCGCTCATGGACATGGGCTGCGACGAGCTGAGCCTGGGCGACACGATCGGGGTGGCGACCCCGGCCCACGTCCAATCTCTCCTCTCCCAGCTGAACGAGGAGGGCGTGCCGACCAGCGCGATCGGCGTGCACTTCCACGACACCTACGGCCAGGCGCTCGCCAACACCCTGGCCGCGCTCCAGCACGGCGTGACGACCGTCGACGCCTCCGCGGGCGGCCTCGGCGGCTGCCCGTACGCCAAGTCCGCCACCGGCAATCTCGCCACCGAAGACCTCGTGTGGATGCTTCAGGGCCTCGGTATCGACACCGGGGTCGACCTCGGCCGGCTCACCGCCACGAGCGTGTGGATGGCCGCGCACCTGGACCGGCCCAGCCCGTCCCGCACCGTCCGAGCCCTCTCCCACAAGGAGTGA
- a CDS encoding acyl-CoA dehydrogenase family protein, whose protein sequence is MDHHLSPELEELRRTVEEFAHDVVAPKIGDFYERHEFPYEIVREMGRMGLFGLPFPEEYGGMGGDYLALGLALEELARVDSSIAITLEAGVSLGAMPVYRFGTEAQKQEWLPRLCSGEILGAFGLTEPDAGSDAGGTRTTARLDPSTNEWVINGSKCFITNSGTDITGLVTVTAVTGRAEDGRPEISSIIVPSGTPGFTVAAPYSKVGWNASDTRELSFSDVRVPAANLLGEEGRGYAQFLRILDEGRIAIAALATGLAQGCVDESVKYAKERQAFGRPIGANQAIQFKIADMEMKAHTSRLSWRDAASRLVSGEPFKKEAALAKLYSSTIAVDNARDATQIHGGYGFMNEYPVARMWRDSKILEIGEGTSEVQRMLIARELGLAG, encoded by the coding sequence ATGGACCACCACCTCTCCCCCGAGCTGGAAGAACTCCGGCGCACGGTCGAGGAGTTCGCCCACGACGTCGTGGCGCCCAAGATCGGCGACTTCTACGAACGCCATGAGTTCCCGTACGAGATCGTCCGCGAGATGGGCCGCATGGGCCTGTTCGGGCTGCCGTTCCCGGAGGAGTACGGCGGCATGGGCGGCGACTACCTGGCGCTCGGCCTCGCGCTGGAGGAACTGGCCCGCGTCGACTCGTCCATCGCCATCACCCTGGAAGCCGGCGTTTCCCTGGGCGCGATGCCGGTCTACCGCTTCGGCACGGAGGCCCAGAAGCAGGAGTGGCTGCCGCGCCTGTGCTCGGGCGAGATCCTGGGCGCGTTCGGCCTCACGGAGCCCGACGCCGGCTCGGACGCGGGCGGGACCCGCACGACGGCGCGCCTCGACCCCTCGACGAACGAATGGGTGATCAACGGCTCGAAGTGCTTCATCACCAACTCGGGCACGGACATCACGGGCCTGGTGACGGTCACGGCGGTCACCGGCCGCGCGGAGGACGGCCGCCCCGAAATCTCGTCGATCATCGTCCCGTCCGGCACGCCGGGCTTCACGGTCGCGGCCCCGTACTCGAAGGTGGGCTGGAACGCCTCGGACACGCGGGAGTTGTCGTTCTCCGACGTGCGCGTCCCGGCCGCGAACCTGCTCGGTGAGGAGGGCCGGGGCTACGCCCAGTTCCTGCGGATCCTGGACGAGGGCCGCATCGCGATCGCGGCCCTGGCGACGGGCCTGGCGCAGGGCTGTGTGGACGAGTCGGTGAAGTACGCGAAGGAACGTCAGGCCTTCGGCCGCCCGATCGGCGCCAACCAGGCGATCCAGTTCAAGATCGCCGACATGGAGATGAAGGCCCACACGTCCCGCCTGTCCTGGCGCGACGCGGCCTCCCGCCTTGTCTCCGGCGAACCCTTCAAGAAGGAGGCGGCCCTGGCGAAGCTCTACTCCTCCACGATCGCGGTCGACAACGCCCGCGACGCCACCCAGATCCACGGCGGCTACGGCTTCATG